A window of the Megalopta genalis isolate 19385.01 chromosome 2, iyMegGena1_principal, whole genome shotgun sequence genome harbors these coding sequences:
- the bark gene encoding C-type lectin domain-containing protein bark beetle isoform X2, giving the protein MLVTCLLLTVLGVVAGQSDEGLDQSSIYYTEPTFVDANNDDANGGLTELRGGRIVRGRRVLERSKSPYLVREDLFVERDGELVIEPGVEVRFGPMIGITVRGVVTAKGQQQSPILLTAAEANNQIHPVESPLTIRLSDGPTPFEGRLELFHRDEWRAVCTNSRNWTRADLETACRQLGFQGGRWWSWMDRQWPAKPRLLYEQPGCRGTENSLTDCERWPDRQLGGGVCDYHPDLGVACAPRHDGATKAIKHWRGIRFEEALYDNPLTLENTLYVRKSKSLLRNVVIEQAGTGREYNVTAAIDVVGVPPQMESISVLHAAFTGINVTTPNAPVVINNCTVQNNRGYGIYVNSSSGMARIQDCSVLENGADGIKYVHFDERPDEKLDRTEVFDLCTFPTTASQTFPVLISMEQSKYAPNKKVCPQHIFTRPGHVLTMHFLQMKTDKNNSATIEVYDGNSGAEKLLARVRVRNGTLPQSVSTTRQNLYVKFIAEPRTNSLIFVRLMSGHKKTYDLDVTGSVIASNNGRGIVVERLRSALHIHETSVSSNKHVAGVHVLGGAADVNITASRISFNVGDGVNITHTGGNHNVSRTSISSNQGYGFALWLNDSSTTEYVNFNQTTVVEYSQIFRNKDIGILVGNATGDSYVNVTGNWFNNSAEVALQVESSWRQNEGLLRLQIGHNSFVQNAKFGIKLSPALNLHGIIEYNHFREQASGCILIKNPLYEEFNILPADITVKHNEFYWNRGAFVVSIGLSPYSDSQKLLFTRNFLRDNRVRELYDNGNAARLRLIPRSRVAAVAVVSSGNVEVFRNILQNPESRYEIGSHLEDQSKIINCTFNWLGFPEEYKIFDRLFHRKDRYNLAKIEYLPYLLHSSNPGTNTIISNPTFVPRFVTPGTNLVGGEVDGQELLNSGEYIVERDINVRPGGKLILQPGVTLRFPPAVGMMVAGRLDARGKRPSDILFTLKEEIVVESDNGTLMDGLLMETNDMEPPVRLLGGKTSLEGRLQVKVADKWGTVCNYGWTIRDAALVCHQLGLTLDPDNWLLERSQIPNAGINEDIVLSNVRCTEEDNDISKCRAETRQNFENSCNHENDVGVRCSEAAWAGLRLGPLAQRSDLQFVTIEKAGLLDYSTNSFKPALQIDFARHSLDNVRVIGNLQDGLGVLYSDIYSADAINTVRNSEFSQNGGSGISFKQLGMKIINSKMENNMIAGIRHNPALSAVQQREFAGWFLRVPDATDSSYNPITIPDQMHDIDLSTEETMYMITAKVSGDPVKRRVSIKCRPGYVIGIQLLNPIENRSSERIVVHDSLYDDPNRDVWHVRRDLAVFPVTSSSFTVILEYDSGTNALGGAVMVLTALRAPVQDIKSKVVRGPIPTLLVTNSKIKNNKRGILASFYNRYLDEIGDHFLRKANESINLVGCEISHNHEEAIYIHTPYWNIYQSNLSEIAIHINESLITDNGKGIYQFNRDARYSNNLFHWIMQDSTVERNRKGGFEVLLPDVWQYNENFTHSLYFGNNTWRNNDQFCFVVDGHYATLNMSYNRFQENSCKTGLISVRGMEKKMQIDNNRIESNAGVYMVEFRTVSQSEILGDVDARFYYNEIKRNSYDLAGMGPRRTDDSPSYVVGFHGIQKVQINRNLFGQNSLDYELLAGIRTAKINNEVDVTENWWGTPDDIDIRKRIFDFDDWNDHAVAKYRPFLTSDAFESSVSASWQVAREVDLDNLGGRIEENLSIHVRDRPYVVRSDITVMPEATLHIYPDVVMEFAPNVGILVLGTLKAVGVPGHEIIMKPMERNVTDSPRPTTMTGNVVSMSEETIRLCKDGRCSSLYNEGFLEFFNKTTLQWIPLCDTRFTERNAQVVCRQLGHDMLNVYVSYDRRYELHPGSLIRVWSWPEPLQCTGKEEKLEDCQIRLNGQLYGHRHECPWDSQFVFISCGKRNLDDAHDYWGGVRIANSEFEHHLYEHRIHDVVTHETIRRVESVLRHINITGAGILHYEKSAALQTIMKSPTITHINVTRSAYHGINVISPTHTVELLFNSVENVLGNGVNVLSITGEGREADESSFTPIKDLNIPYHLFSMIDICDTTKEITLEERVLVYYKYDNHPVNCVKIFRSAYRVKPFGFRLLQFNLFNSTGKSGRVDRITLYDGDIYNVTAKKIGQLEANSPDEKKLFKTQGTSLSLRLFANGASSVHGFIAEVVTLPISAIGFNRDVQHNISYSVISNCREGAIKYASAGEVNAIMTLERNQFTNNCEKLYGNFSTCKSALWLDVQNTQSLFFRNNLVRRNQGGLSIRADSRGSATSLKGWIHNNLFAENFNKPALYVEGRQSSPYQEVTIFRNYFTKNNAPYDNNIVLKQVVSNMTLNYLHGNLGAHLLEISGFERVRLPIYQSTSHNGFYKNYAVDRNGRSTIVAGTPGQQYVDNVFFNPDNDYEMLTTNRSQQLEMWRAHVDARHNWWGYNESLPVAGRIRDQGDSLELLKVDYQPFHMSNRSVLNGKCPPAWDLVGDTCYIYIGAPTDFFSARDFCRSVNASMPFVMGDYLELWQFLRKQQERYDFSDRAWVQQLDRVDQCTTFTYQTIEIDHCAQPSPFICEIDPKVNIDPLSWRKDIVAVAVLGAAGVALALLTAAIALWVSKSKRRNIERLERRNSIRQSLHSLRSVGSTSGFTELAYRRKPITTKHSTDTLNSKSLDYKRMLNGGSIDSMDKSQLNSSMEDNQSYDVYEAHNPRYSPSTSDFKTTAPKYGVPQSGSNPVFDLTYRNEGFRNHSTFTSRSTNDWPIESNTETTTDETPVADATHESSYMNNTSTLPLHSSLVLTDSISELKRDIEASAAYGPMDYEVRRNYDNAPLTPSQASEPVPEYASDFNPPIPPHPYHHYDESRPRSEALLETNLDNGEEKPLRSKSEALLETNLDSFMANEPTELTQLSATARSKSQPLETAM; this is encoded by the exons GGACAACAGCAATCGCCGATCTTGCTGACAGCAGCCGAGGCGAACAATCAGATCCATCCGGTCGAGTCGCCATTGACGATTCGACTCAGCGATGGCCCTACACCGTTCGAAGGTCGACTGGAGCTTTTCCACCGGGACGAGTGGCGAGCAGTTTGCACGAATTCGAGAAA CTGGACTCGAGCCGATCTGGAGACGGCGTGCAGGCAGCTCGGCTTCCAAGGAGGACGATGGTGGTCCTGGATGGACAGACAATGGCCCGCGAAACCGCGACTGCTGTACGAGCAACCGGGTTGCAGGGGCACAGAGAACTCTCTGACGGACTGCGAGCGATGGCCCGACAGGCAACTCGGTGGAGGAGTTTGCG ATTATCACCCTGATCTCGGCGTCGCGTGCGCGCCTCGCCACGACGGGGCCACCAAGGCGATCAAACACTGGAGAGGGATTCGCTTTGAGGAAGCGCTCTACGACAATCCTCTGACCCTGGAGAACACTCTCTACGTGCGGAAATCGAAATCGTTGCTGCGGAACGTAGTGATCGA GCAAGCGGGAACAGGCCGGGAGTATAATGTTACCGCGGCGATCGATGTGGTGGGTGTCCCGCCGCAGATGGAGTCGATTTCGGTGCTTCACGCGGCCTTTACCGGCATTAATGTCACCACGCCGAACGCCCCCGTCGTCATAAACAATTGCACCGTTCAAAACAATAGAG GATACGGGATTTATGTGAACAGTTCGTCGGGAATGGCGCGTATCCAGGACTGCTCCGTGTTGGAGAACGGCGCCGACGGGATCAAGTACGTTCACTTCGACGAGAGGCCCGACGAGAAACTGGATCGCACGGAGGTCTTCGATCTGTGCACGTTCCCGACGACGGCCAGTCAAACGTTCCCCGTTCTGATCTCCATGGAGCAGAGCAAATACGCGCCCAACAAGAAAGTTTGTCCGCAGCATATCTTCACGCGACCGGGACACGTTCTGACGATGCACTTTCTGCAAATGAAGaccgacaagaacaacagcgcGACCATAGAGGTCTACGACGGTAACAGCGGCGCGGAGAAACTGCTGGCCAGAGTGAGAGTGAGGAACGGCACGTTGCCGCAGAGCGTGTCGACGACTCGGCAAAATTTGTACGTCAAGTTCATCGCCGAGCCACGCACCAACTCGCTCATCTTTGTGAGACTGATGTCGGGTCACA AGAAAACGTACGATCTGGATGTGACCGGCAGCGTGATAGCCAGCAACAATGGCAGAGGAATCGTGGTAGAGAGATTGCGATCGGCTCTACACATCCACGAAACTTCTGTGTCCAGCAACAAACACGTGGCCGGTGTGCACGTGTTGGGCGGTGCTGCGGATGTTAATATCACGGCTAGTCGTATATCCTTCAACGTAGGAGACGGCGTGAACATCACTCACACGGGGGGCAATCATAACGTTTCTCGGACCAGCATTTCCTCCAATCAAGGCTACGGTTTCGCGTTGTGGTTGAATGATAGCTCGACCACCGAGTACGTCAACTTCAATCAGACCACCGTGGTGGAGTACTCGCAGATATTTCGGAATAAGGATATCGGTATCCTC GTTGGCAACGCGACCGGCGATTCCTACGTGAACGTGACCGGCAATTGGTTCAACAACAGCGCCGAGGTGGCTCTGCAAGTGGAATCCAGTTGGAGGCAGAACGAGGGACTTCTAAGACTTCAAATTGGCCACAATTCCTTCGTGCAGAACGCGAAGTTCGGTATTAAACTGAGTCCTGCCTTGAACTTGCACGGGATCATCGAATACAATCACTTCAGAGAGCAGGCTAGCGGCTGTATACTGATCAAGAATCCTCTGTACGAGGAGTTCAATATTTTGCCCGCCGATATCACCGTGAAGCACAACGAATTTTATTGGAACCGCGGCGCCTTTGTAGTCAGCATCGGTCTCTCGCCGTACAGCGACTCGCAGAAGCTATTGTTCACGAGAAACTTCTTGCGGGACAATCGTGTCCGCGAGTTGTACGATAATGGTAACGCTGCGAGGTTGAGATTGATACCTCGGTCCCGCGTAGCAGCTGTTGCGGTTGTCTCGTCCGGCAACGTCGAAGTGTTCAGGAATATTCTGCAGAATCCAGAGTCCAGGTACGAGATCGGCTCTCACCTGGAAGACCAATCGAAAATCATCAATTGCACGTTCAACTGGCTCGGATTCCCGGAAGAGTATAAAATATTCGACAGGCTGTTTCATAG GAAAGACAGGTACAACCTCGCCAAGATCGAGTATCTGCCGTACTTGTTGCACAGCAGCAATCCCGGTACCAACACCATCATCTCGAACCCGACGTTCGTTCCTCGCTTTGTCACGCCTGGAACAAATTTAGTCGGCGGTGAAGTGGACGGTCAGGAGTTGTTGAATTCGGGGGAGTACATAGTCGAGCGTGACATCAACGTACGTCCGGGTGGAAAACTGATACTTCAACCCGGCGTTACGTTGCGGTTCCCTCCGGCTGTAGGAATGATGGTTGCTGGCAGACTGGATGCCCGTGGGAAACGGCCGAGCGATATTTTGTTCACTTTGAAGGAGGAGATCGTCGTGGAGTCCGACAACGGTACACTAATGGACGGTCTTCTCATGGAGACGAACGATATGGAACCGCCTGTGCGACTGCTCGGAGGGAAGACCAGTCTAGAAGGAAGATTACAG GTGAAAGTTGCCGACAAATGGGGAACCGTCTGCAACTACGGTTGGACGATCCGCGACGCTGCCCTGGTCTGCCATCAGCTCGGTCTCACCCTGGACCCGGACAACTGGCTCTTGGAGCGTTCACAGATCCCCAACGCGGGCATCAACGAGGACATCGTCCTCAGTAACGTCAGGTGCACCGAAGAGGACAACGATATCTCAAAGTGTCGCGCGGAGACTCGGCAGAACTTCGAGAACTCTTGCAACCATGAAAACGACGTTGGCGTCAGATGCTCGGAGGCTGCTTGGGCGGGTCTGAGGTTGGGTCCCTTGGCTCAGAGAAGCGACCTGCAGTTCGTGACCATCGAGAAAGCAGGCTTGCTCGATTACTCCACTAATTCCTTCAAGCCAGCTCTGCAGATCGACTTTGCGAGGCACTCGTTGGACAACGTCAGAGTGATCGGCAATCTCCAGGACGGCTTGGGAGTACTCTATTCCGACATTTATTCCGCGGACGCTATCAACACCGTGAGAAACAGCGAGTTCTCTCAGAACGGCGGTAGTGGTATCAGCTTCAAGCAGCTGGGGATGAAGATCATCAACTCCAAAATGGAGAACAACATGATCGCCGGGATAAGACACAATCCTGCACTCTCCGCTGTCCAACAGAGAGAATTCGCAGGGTGGTTCTTGCGCGTACCGGACGCGACGGATTCCTCGTACAATCCGATCACGATACCCGACCAAATGCACGACATAGACTTAAGCACGGAAGAAACTATGTACATGATCACGGCTAAAGTCAGCGGGGATCCCGTCAAACGACGCGTCAGCATCAAA TGCAGGCCAGGCTACGTGATCGGTATCCAGCTTCTGAATCCGATCGAGAACAGGAGCAGCGAACGTATCGTTGTACACGATTCCCTGTACGACGATCCAAACAGAGATGTTTGGCACGTGCGGAGAGACTTGGCTGTGTTCCCTGTTACGTCCAGCTCGTTCACCGTGATCCTGGAGTACGATAGCGGAACCAATGCGTTGGGTGGAGCCGTGATGGTACTCACAGCTCTTCGGGCACCGGTGCAG GATATAAAGAGCAAAGTGGTGAGAGGACCGATTCCCACGCTTCTAGTCACCAACTctaagatcaagaacaacaagaggggCATCCTCGCGTCGTTCTACAACAGATACTTGGACGAGATCGGCGACCACTTCCTCAGGAAGGCCAACGAGTCGATAAATCTGGTCGGTTGCGAGATCTCTCATAATCACGAGGAAGCTATCTACATTCACACGCCGTACTGGAACATCTACCAGAGCAATCTGTCCGAAATCGCCATTCACATCAACGAGAGCCTGATCACCGACAACGGGAAAGGCATATATCAGTTCAACCGGGACGCGAGATACTCGAACAATCTTTTCCATTGGATCATGCAGGACAGTACCGTCGAGAGGAACCGAAAAGGCGGATTCGAGGTGCTGTTGCCTGACGTCTGGCAGTACAACGAGAACTTCACGCACAGCTTGTACTTCGGCAACAACACTTGGCGGAACAACGACCAGTTTTGCTTCGTGGTGGACGGGCATTACGCCACGTTGAACATGTCCTACAATCGATTCCAAGAGAACAGCTGTAAGACCGGGCTGATCTCTGTGCGCGGAATGGAGAAGAAGATGCAGATCGACAACAATCGGATCGAGAGCAATGCCGGAGTCTACATGGTGGAGTTCAGAACAGTCAGTCAGTCCGAGATCTTGGGAGACGTGGACGCGCGGTTCTACTACAACGAGATCAAACGAAACAGCTACGACTTGGCCGGAATGGGGCCCCGTCGCACAGACGACAGTCCAAGCTACGTGGTCGGGTTCCACGGGATCCAGAAGGTACAGATCAACAGGAACCTGTTCGGTCAGAATTCCTTGGACTACGAGCTACTAGCTGGCATCAGAACAGCCAAGATCAACAACGAAGTTGACGTTACTGAAAATTGGTGGGGAACACCCGATGACATCGACATAAG AAAAAGGATATTCGACTTCGACGACTGGAACGACCATGCGGTGGCAAAATACAGACCCTTCCTGACCAGCGACGCCTTCGAGTCCTCCGTTTCGGCTTCCTGGCAGGTCGCCAGGGAAGTGGACTTGGATAACTTAGGCGGTCGCATAGAGGAGAACTTGTCTATACACGTGAGGGACAGACCTTACGTGGTGAGATCGGATATCACAGTGATGCCGGAAGCCACTCTACACATTTATCCAGACGTGGTGATGGAGTTTGCACCCAACGTCGGGATCCTAGTCTTGGGCACGTTGAAGGCGGTAGGCGTGCCCGGTCAtgagattataatgaaaccgATGGAGCGCAACGTTACGGACTCCCCGAGACCGACCACAATGACCGGGAACGTTGTCTCCATGTCGGAGGAGACTATACGTCTGTGCAAAGATGGACGGTGTTCTTCCTTGTACAACGAAG GGTTCCTGGAGTTCTTCAACAAGACAACCTTGCAGTGGATACCTCTGTGCGACACTAGGTTCACCGAGAGGAACGCGCAAGTGGTCTGTCGCCAATTAGGCCACGACATGCTCAACGTTTACGTGTCCTACGATCGCAGATACGAGTTGCATCCTGGCTCTCTAATTCGCGTTTGGTCCTGGCCTGAACCGCTTCAG TGCACTGGCAAAGAGGAGAAACTGGAAGACTGCCAAATCCGATTGAACGGTCAACTATATGGTCACCGGCACGAATGTCCCTGGGACAGCCAATTTGTGTTCATAAGCTGCGGGAAACGAAACCTGGACGATGCCCACGACTACTGGGGTGGCGTCCGCATTGCCAACAGCGAATTCGAGCATCATTTGTACGAGCACCGTATCCACGACGTCGTCACCCACGAAACAATTAGGCGTGTCGAATCTGTATTAAGGCACATTAACATCACGGGCGCCGGAATTCTGCATTACGAGAAATCGGCTGCTCTACAAACGATCATGAAATCGCCGACGATAACGCACATCAACGTCACTCGCAGCGCTTATCACGGCATCAACGTGATATCACCGACTCACACC GTGGAATTGCTGTTCAATTCCGTGGAGAACGTGCTCGGCAACGGTGTGAACGTGCTATCTATAACGGGAGAGGGCCGCGAGGCCGACGAGAGCTCGTTCACGCCTATCAAGGACTTGAATATACCctatcatttgttcagcatgatCGATATATGCGACACCACCAAGGAGATCACGTTGGAAGAACGCGTGCTGGTTTATTACAAATACGACAATCATCCTGTAAACTGCGTCAAGATCTTCCGCAGCGCTTACAGAGTGAAACCGTTTGGATTTAG GCTTCTACAGTTCAATCTCTTCAACTCGACCGGGAAATCGGGGCGCGTCGATAGAATTACTCTGTACGATGGAGACATCTATAACGTCACTGCCAAGAAGATCGGTCAGCTGGAAGCTAACAGCCCGGACGAGAAGAAGCTGTTCAAGACGCAGGGGACCAGCCTCAGCCTAAGACTATTCGCTAATGGTGCAAGCAGCGTGCACGGTTTCATCGCGGAAGTAGTTACCCTGCCCATCTCTGCCATTGGATTTA ATCGCGACGTGCAGCACAATATATCTTACTCCGTGATATCGAATTGCCGCGAAGGCGCGATCAAGTATGCCAGCGCGGGCGAAGTGAACGCGATAATGACTCTGGAGCGGAATCAGTTCACGAACAACTGCGAGAAACTCTACGGCAATTTCTCCACCTGCAAGTCTGCCCTCTGGCTGGACGTCCAAAACACCCAGTCGTTGTTCTTCCGA AACAATTTGGTCCGACGAAATCAAGGCGGCCTCTCGATTCGAGCCGATTCCAGAGGCTCAGCGACTTCTCTGAAGGGATGGATACACAACAATCTGTTCGCGGAGAACTTTAACAAACCTGCACT ATACGTGGAAGGTCGTCAAAGTAGCCCGTACCAAGAGGTGACCATATTCAGAAACTACTTCACGAAGAACAACGCCCCGTACGACAACAATATCGTGTTGAAGCAGGTCGTCAGCAACATGACGCTCAATTATCTGCATGGCAATCTCGGCGCGCATCTTCTGGAAATCTCCGGATTCGAACGAGTCAGACTGCCCATTTACCAGAGCACGTCTCACAATGGATTCTACAA AAATTATGCGGTTGACCGCAATGGACGCAGCACCATAGTGGCTGGCACTCCCGGCCAGCAGTACGTCGACAACGTATTCTTCAACCCGGACAACGACTACGAAATGCTCACCACGAATCGATCACA ACAATTAGAGATGTGGAGGGCTCACGTGGACGCGAGACACAACTGGTGGGGCTATAACGAATCTCTGCCGGTGGCCGGCAGGATCAGAGATCAAGGAGACTCCCTGGAGTTGCTCAAGGTCGACTACCAGCCTTTCCACATGAGCAACAGATCCGTTCTGAACGGAAAGTGCCCGCCAGCCTGGGACCTTGTAGGCGACACCTGTTACATCTACATCGGTGCACCCACGGACTTCTTTAGTGCCCGCGACTTTTGTAGA TCGGTGAACGCGTCGATGCCGTTCGTTATGGGCGATTACCTTGAGCTGTGGCAATTCCTGCGGAAGCAGCAAGAGCGCTACGATTTCTCGGATCGCGCCTGGGTGCAGCAATTGGATCGAGTGGACCAGTGCACGACTTTCACGTATCAGACGATAGAAATCGATCACTGTGCTCAGCCGAGCCCGTTCATCTGCGAGATCG ATCCGAAAGTGAACATTGATCCTCTGTCCTGGAGGAAGGACATTGTGGCTGTAGCTGTGTTGGGGGCTGCTGGCGTAGCTCTAGCATTGCTAACGGCAGCTATCGCGCTCTGGGTGTCTAAATCGAAGAGGAGGAACATAGAGAGATTGGAGAGGCGAAACTCTATCAGACAGTCCTTGCACTCGCTGAGATCGGTCGGCTCTACGTCTGGATTCACCGAGCTTGCCTATCGTCGCAAACCTATTACG ACCAAACACTCTACGGACACCCTGAACTCCAAGTCCCTGGACTACAAGAGAATGCTCAATGGTGGGAGTATAGACTCGATGGACAAGTCCCAGCTGAACTCCTCGATGGAGGACAACCAGAGCTACGACGTCTACGAGGCGCACAACCCAAGATACTCGCCAAGCACCAGCGACTTCAAGACCACTGCCCCAAAGTACGGAGTCCCTCAGAGCGGTAGCAACCCGGTGTTCGACCTCACTTACCGCAACGAAGGCTTCCGGAATCATTCGACTTTCACCTCGAGGAGCACCAACGATTGGCCCATAGAGTCTAACACCGAGACAACCACGGATGAGACCCCTGTCGCGGACGCCACCCACGAGAGTTCGTACATGAACAACACGTCCACCCTGCCGCTGCATTCAAGTCTGGTGCTGACGGACTCTATCAGCGAATTGAAACGAGACATAGAAGCATCCGCTGCCTACGGACCCATGGACTACGAAGTCAGACGCAACTATGACAACGCACCGTTGACACCCAGCCAAGCTTCCGAACCTGTGCCCGAATACGCCTCGGACTTCAATCCCCCGATACCTCCTCATCCCTATCATCATTACGACGAGAGCAGGCCCAGAAGCGAGGCGCTGTTAGAAACTAATCTGGACAACGGAGAAGAGAAACCGTTGAGGTCGAAGAGCGAGGCGTTACTAGAGACCAATCTGGACTCGTTCATGGCCAACGAGCCCACGGAATTGACGCAATTGTCAGCCACTGCGAGGAGCAAGAGCCAACCCTTAGAAACGGCTATGTGA